The DNA segment TTCTGCGACAGTGACATTTCTGGTCACATAAGTGACAATTTCCACTCTATTTTGAGAAGAAACATGTACTTGTTACTTCTTTCATAATTGcaatttttcctgtattttctccaCATTTATTGTGAATTAGTGACACATGTATCTTCTTAAATATCTATTTAATTACAGTACAAGTGTTGTCTTTCACCAGAAGGCCAGTATAAGCGGTCACGTATTTGCTATGCAAAATGCAAGATACGCTCTGTACACTTCAGTTCACACAGCAAGCACACAGTGTCTTTGCAACGTGGCCCACATCCTTATAAATGCTCAGAACAGAGTTTCATACCACTCCACGCTCAAAATCTGAATATGCTGAAGTAAGGACAGCACATATGAAGTGCCAGTGAACAAGAGGGCACAGAAAATATCGCCAAAGCAGTCAAACACAAGGCCTGATTAAGCACGGTACATGATCCAACACTGATCTGCTCTGGGGGGACAATTAGTCCTATTAGtgtcagaaaagaaatgtttcaccTGGACAGCACCATCTACCCATTGCGCTCTCCAGAGGGAGGTGGTGTCTGTTAGGGCAGAGGGTGAGGCAAACAGAACCGGAGCTTTGATGGCAAATGCAGGCATTAGGTGCATCTTCATCTGCAGCgcttctgaaaatacattttgtgaaACCTCTCCCAGAACTAGAGTTGTTTTATGTTTTACAGGTTAGCATACGGGAGCACCAGCCTCACAAAAAACaccattcaaaagcaaattaagaGAACGCGGACTTTTACATCTAAGTGCTAACACTTGGGATTAAAAGACGCAATCCTAAACGATTCCGGAACTGCGAGCAAGGACACCTTCCAAGTTTGCGGGCTGCAAATCAGCGCTATTTCTGAGCGGGCACAGGCGGAGGGGACAGTCCCTCAGCGGGGCCGTTAGAACGCGGCACCTCAGGCGgcgcctccccgccgccggtCCCGGCAGGAGCCCCCGACCCACCCGGGGGGCCGCAGGCCGGCTCTCCGGCGGTCCCTGGCCGCCCCGCTCCCAGCGGCGGACGGCGTGGGCCGGGCACGTCTGGGCCGTGAGGCCGTCCGGGGGCCGCGCCGGTGcccgccgggctgcggggcaggggcgAAAGGGCTCGGCCGGGCCCGGCCTGCCGCCACCCCGCGCCACGCACACGGAAGCGCGACCGCCGccgcgcgccggcccccggcccagcccccgCCGCGCCAGCCGCCTCAgggccgccggcagccccgccgggccgctCCCAGCGCCGCGCCTCTGAGCGCAAGCGCCCGGCAGCTTCCCCGCCGGCGCGTTAGGAACGGCTGCCGCGGGAGGCCGGGACCCTGCGCCGAGCGGCCGaggcgcccccgccgccccagcccccgccgcggccgcctaCCCGCCAGGTAGTTGGTCCACTTGTAGAGGACCCCCTCCATCGCTCAGAGCCCGGCGCCGGGCCGCATCCTCCTGCGCCGCCGCGGGGAacgggcggccgccgccgccgcggggatGGGCTCTCGCCTCCCGTCCCCGCGCCGCTACTCCCTGCGCGCGGAGGCGGAGCCGCTCAGCTCAggcgcggcggctgcggcggccccggggcgccACCCGCCCCGCGGGGCGCTCCGCACCTCCCATGCGCCCCCGGCACCCTCCGGGGCTGACGGCCCTGACGGCCCTGACGTCCCTTTCACTTCCTGAGCAGAGGGGGCCGGTCCGCagcaccgcccgccccgcggctgCCTGGCCCGGCCCCGGCCTCATCCCCGCGCCCGGGGAGGCTGGGACCGTGCCGCGGCGCAGGCtcagcccccgcccccccccgccccaggccCAGCGGGGACAGTGCCACGCCGGCGACCTCCTCGTAGCGACATGGCCCCTGCGctgcccctgctcctcctgccgCTGGCCTTGTTGGCCGCCCCGGCTCGGGCCgagggcggcgcggcggccgcggcggagGAGGTCAAAATAGAGGTGCTGCACCTGCCCGAGGCCTGCAGCCCCAAGAGCAAGAAGGGGGACCTGCTGAACGCGCACTACGACGGCTTCCTGGCCAGCGACGGATCCAAGTTTTACTGCAGGTGGGCCCCAGGGCACCAGCTCCGGCTCCGGCCGCCGACGTGGCGCAGcctgcccgccccgctgccccgcgGCCTGGCACGGCGGCCGGCCGCGCTCGCCGCCTCAGCGTTAGCGGCTTCCCCCTTCCCGGCACTTGTTTTCCCTCAGCCGACGCTGAACGCTTTCAGGGCTGccgggggcaggagggaccGGCGCTGGGGTGCGCTGGAGGCCAGAGCCGCACTTGAGGCCGGCGGCCCGCCGCAGCGAGGGGGCCGGCGAGGGTGGCCGAGAGCCGACACACGGAGAACCGCTTTGGCAGGGGAAAATAATCCCCACCGCGCTGGCGCCTGCCCTGCGCTGCGGCCTGTGCCGGGGGTCGCGGGGCGGCCGGCAGGGCCGGCGGCTGGCTGTCCGGGACAGGGAGACATGCACACAGCTGGCACGGTGCGGGGCAGCCGCCTCACGGTCCGGGCTGCAGGCGCTGTGCCCCATCCCTGTCGCTGCATCCCTCCTCGATTTGTTCTGCCTTCCTCTTCGCCCCGGTTCCGGCATTAGGCTTTTGCTTTTTCGCTTTGTCCCACCCATCTGTCGTCAGGCTGTTTTGGCTTGGTTTAGCTTGCTTGGCACAGAAACGGTTGTgcaaaggctttatttttaaagtacctTGCTTTTAATACTGGTCCATCCTACTAGTGAGGCAGAACTCACCTGTTCAGAACTACAGAGGAGAGTCTTCTATCCTTCAGATATTTGGACGGATCTGGCTATTTGGACAGATCAGACAGTAGCCTGGTTTATGACAAAATCTTGATTTGTTCCCCCACATGTATCATTTAGGAAGAAATCAATACAGGATAATTCTACATTTAGCAGTGccattttacttgcttttttttttttttctttgcccacTGAAGTGACTTATTTTGGCACATACAGTGTTGCCCTCCGAGTTTTGAGCTACACGCTGCTCAGTTGCCGCTGAGTATAGCTCCCATACCAGGGATGCCTCATGTGACCAGAAGCAGCCTGAAGCACTGAATATCTAAACTGAACAGAGCGGTGGGTGAGCACACAGTACTGTAGCCAAGATTGCAGGTTCCCCCAACACACACCTGCATGCTCCgtcccgtcccatcccatcctaCAGTGCTGTGAACTGCTTGAAGACACCTTTAGCAGTGAATTGCTACCAGCACTCGTTGCAGACTTCCTGCAGTGGCACCTTTTTTCTGACGTAAAGTGTACTTGATGTGTGTTAAGGGTTTTTGATTTCAGAAGAGGTTGCCCCTTACACATCTCAAGATTTGACcttaaattaattataaatgtggcagaaaaaagtgttaatattttttattcttgcaCTCTATAAACATTCTTGTGTGCTAATAATCTAACGTATGTTCTCACTGACTGCTaatttcaagttatttttattttaaaaaataaataaataaattgacTGTTATCCACTCACAATTCTTTTTAATAGTCGGACACAAAATGAAGGTCATCCAAAATGGTTCGTTCTGGGTGTTGGACAAGTCATAAAAGGGTTAGATATTGCTATGATGAGTATGTGTCCTGGAGAAAAACGGAAAGTGATCATTCCTCCATCATTAGCATATGGACAACAAGGATAcggtaaaaaaaagaagttttaataCTAGAACTCTGTCTTTTCTCTGTGTT comes from the Falco peregrinus isolate bFalPer1 chromosome 8, bFalPer1.pri, whole genome shotgun sequence genome and includes:
- the FKBP7 gene encoding peptidyl-prolyl cis-trans isomerase FKBP7; this translates as MAPALPLLLLPLALLAAPARAEGGAAAAAEEVKIEVLHLPEACSPKSKKGDLLNAHYDGFLASDGSKFYCSRTQNEGHPKWFVLGVGQVIKGLDIAMMSMCPGEKRKVIIPPSLAYGQQGYAQGKIPPNATLIFEIELYAVNKGPRSVEAFNQIDKDSDRKLSELEISQYLKEEFARDGKRRHPSVHDEILADIFKKNDHDGDGFISAKEYNVYQHDEL